The genomic interval tgtgtgtgtgtgtgtgtgtgtgtgtgtgtgtgtgtgtgtgtgtgtgtgtgtgtgtatgtgtgtatgtggtgtcagctacagatcCGGCTAcatgtacataaataaaataaaataaaaacctttttcagTTGCAGTGCGTCCTCAGCACCGCCTGGTGGCAGCACTGAGGTAACAGTTTGTCTCCGCCCCAAACAAATAATCCAGTGTAGAAGAAACCATCAACAACATAGGCGAAACTTTATGTGGGCTGTCACTTCGATTCCATCGTTGCAGTAAGAAGGATGGGAGTCCTACTAGGGAAAAGCATTTCATCTATACTTTTCTTTATTATACTTCTGTCAGAAGGACATTTTAGATGGGTAAGTTTAACCTAACGCCCGTGTTCTCGTGACTAAAAACATGACTCAGCTCGGTCTGCCGTTGTGATGATCAGAGTCTGCTAGCGAAACTAAGATTCAGCTCAGCTATTTAGGGTTTATACTCCTATTTGTAATCCTTAACAAACATGGAGTTAGTCAGTAATTGGCTTAACAGTGGCTCAAACATAATAGCTAGCATCAATGCTTGTTTTGAAACTGCACCAGCATTGTAACGTGACATGGATAACATGAGATGTTAGCTTTGACATCTCTCAGAGAAGGGTACACGTTGTATCATTTTCTCACAGCCGGTGTCGAAATTATGTTCCCTGCTCATGTATCATGCTTTGACAGATTGAAAACACAACCTTACTTCAACTAGCTGTTAAAATAAAGCTTAGGTTAATGTGTTCAACACAGTCAATGTTGTGATTATCCCAAACTATAAAtgttaaagtttaaagtaaaCTGGAATGAAATGCAACGTTAGCAAGTTATTCAGCAAGCAGAGCTTAGCTGCGTTGGAAGCTAGCTGGCTAAATACCTTTGACTCACTGTTTATCATTAcagaatataatgtttttgttatgtgtGAAATACATTGGATTTACAGATAATTTAGTCATTTTGACAAAACATAGTTGACTTgactgtttatgttttttaaacatcagtgttaaaaaataagaactaaaatagtaataatatgaaatatatatatatttatttatttatttatttaaaatagtaGGCTACATAAACAAATAAGTAAATCACCCCAACACAATCCTTGGGGTGTACCTTGATGATattgataaaaaatgttttaaaaagattcgattatatataataataaaaaaaagaaattcacttTAAACGAATGATTGACATAAAGGTGTAATAAACATTCAGATTAAAATCAAAAACTGGTCAAtggcagatgtgtaatgtcgtatgtcttttaagctactggatgcctacatttccctcgggatcaataaagtatctatctatctaaacaAGTTCCACCTATGTGTTCATATTTGTCCTATAGTAGTTTAatcaagaatatatataatatataatttttgcAGTCAATTTAGGGTATTTCTGGTGAAGatgtcatttcaaaacaaaccaCACAGAAACTTATGTCCCTGATCCATCAATCTGATTTGATTTAATCAAATGTAGATACTGACTCGCTTGTCATCAGCAGTCTCTCTGTTCTTTTTGCATTGTTTGCATTCCTGTTCTCAAGATAATTAAGTCAGTCCACTGCAAAGCATAGAACTACTTACTATGCTAAAAACAATCAATCTGAATCTGATTAATCATTACTGTTCAATCATCAAGATAAGATATCAGctggtaaaaacaacaagaatgtGGTATGAGTAAAACAATACTGGTTATTTGGAGACCGCAGTAGATAAGCAGAAAGCATTgtacaaaagtgtgtgtgtgtgtgtgtatgtgtgtgtgtgtgtcagtgtgccaGCCACTACCTGTTGGGGGTTTCTGTTCTGTATTCGAACCATTTTAAACAAGTCATGCAGGGATCTGGTTCTGACTCGATATAAACATGTGTCTTGCAAGTTAACCTTGGACAAATAGTTGGTCTAGTGCTGGCTTAGTCTGCTGCTGTATAAAACACCACTGAAGCAATAATGACATATGACTGCTGCCCTTGAACTCAATCCCACACGGCAGAAGTAGGACAGAGTGTAACACTGAGCTTACTCATAAAAAAAACGTTTGTGAAGTAAGTGAATGAACTTCCCCTCTCAACAAAACACGCGTGAGAGCTCTGATGCTGAATAGACAGGCAACGGACAACTTTGACCGCAAACGCTATACATtgtaaaaaaagtattaaacaTTCACTTAAGAACTAACGTGTCAAATTTAAACCAAATGTTTCAAGTGCTCATATTAAACTTGGATGTAGCCATAACAACAGCGACAGTTCTCCTTTCTCTGGCCTTGACGTTGAATGTTGGGTACTGTACGACATTACAAGACGTGACTAATCTGACTCTGCCTGTATTACAAGGCTCACTCTTCAAATGCAGGCTCAGGAGGAAACATTTTTGCAGAAGtgaaatcttttattttcagacaTCCAAAGCACGAGATATTAGAAACACAGGAAATGAGACATGATTTTGAGGTTTGACCTGGCAAAATATAAAACCTCAAGGTACATAGGTGCAGCGTTGACATCAGATCAGAATTGTCAAGATCTTTTAAAGTAGCCAAAACTAAGTCACATGGTCCATTGTTGCCTTTTAGAGGAACTCTGTGTGTTTGGACTATCAGTCTTTGATTGGTCGGCAAGACCTTGTCCTTGTTCTCGCTCgattaaaaatagataaaagcTACATAAGATTCAACAGACtctgcaaagaaaataaataacctGAAGGCAGCATTGAAACAAATGATTTTGCTCGAACACTGTGATCACTGTGTCTTTGTTGTCGTTTCTGTCAGGTTGAGGCCCAGCACTGTGTGTGGTATGGGGAGTGCGGGGAGTCCGTGAAGGTGCCCGGAAAGAAGTACAACTGCAACTACACCGGTCCTGCCGTCCCGCTACACTCTGAGGGTTACGACCTTCTCACGGTAAACGCAGTATCTTGATGCTTTTGTCCTCTTATTGCTGACTTTTGCTGCTCAAACCAATCTTCTGTTACATACTTCTGCTTTCCAGCAGCGCTTTTATTTTTGCACGTATGGAATTGAAGTCATCCCTTTTGTGTTCCCTTGCAGGAGCTTTGTCCTGGATATGACTACGGAGACCGAAGCCTCTGCTGTGATGTCAACCAGCTGCGCACTCTCAAAGGGAGTCTCGAGCTGCCCCTTCAGTTCCTGTCTCGGTATGCACGGCGGTTATAAGGTTAACTCATGATGCACATGGCATTCTTGTAAGGACATGACGAGGATGGCATGTGTTCTTATCTTCATAGGTCCTAGTCACTTCACTGCATTTGTTATTGCCTTGTTTTTCCCCCCCAATGCACCTGGTATAcacttttaaactttaaagttttattattcGGTATGTTCTGCACTGAccgctttctctttttcttcttcttctcttctgcttctcGCGTCTGTGTGCAGATGTCCCGCCTGTTTCGTCAACCTGATGAACCTCTTCTGTGAGCTGACATGCAGCCCTCACCAGAGTCAGTTCATGAACGCAACCAAGTTCAACACGACCAATGTAGTGGAAGTGCAGTACTATATTGGACAGACATTTGCTAATGGTGAGTTCACAGCCCAATGTTGATTTGTAGCTATGAAcaacagcttctctctctctgtgacgcGCAGTGGGAACGTTTCCTTCTTGAAGTCATGCTCTCGGTTGTGTTATTCTGTAGGTGACTCAACAGTCATAACTGTTACGTATGGTCAATTAAAATAGGGAATGGGCAATTGGAAATCTTGAACTTTGCccttaaataatcaaatgtgacTTCCTCAGCCATGTACAATGCCTGTAAGGACGTCGAGGCTCCATCGACCAACGTGAAGGCCATATCGCTGGTGTGCGGGAATGATGCAAAGCACTGCAATGCCACCAACTGGATCCAGTATATGTTCAACATTAACAATGGACAGACTCCCTTTCCTATCATCCCAATATTCACAGGTAAAATGGTTTTGTAGAATCGTTACATTCCTTTATGCAAGTTAAATAGATGTTTGCCTGTTGCTCCTCGTGTGACTAATTCTCGTGCTGTTTCTCTGTTGCAGACGTCCCAGTGATGGGTTACGCTCCCATGAACAACAAGACGTATGCCTGCACGGAGGGCCTGGACGACGGCTCGGGTCCCTGCTCCTGTCAGGACTGCGCAAAGGCCTGCGGTCCCAAACCTGTGCCTCCCCCTCGCCCCCCTCCCTGGACAATCCTTGGCATGGATGCCATGACCGTCATCATGTGGATCTCGTACATGGCCTTCCTGCTTGTCTTTATTGGAGGTGTACTGGGTGCTTGTTGTTACAGGTAAAGGACTGATGCGTTATACCTGCAAACATCTGGTTTCTGATGCTGACTTTAGAAGATGATATCAAATTGGCTTTTGTGGCTCTGTGTGCATGCAGGAAAAGGACCGTCATGTCTGAGTATGGCCCCATATTGGACAGCAATAACCCACGCTCTCTCAACGCTGACAATCCTGACCAAGGTATTGTGATGCTTGTTTCTGTCATCTGGTTGTTGTGCCACTTATTGCGTTGCTCTTATGGCGTAATGCATGGTATAACGTTGTATCGTTGGTGTTGTGACGTAAGCTAATTCCCagtcccttttttttctccttttcttatttttaagtAAACGCTTCATGCTGTGAAACATTGGGCGAACGCTTCGAGAATGCTCTGCGGACCCTCTTCACCTCCTGGGGTTCCTTCTGTGTGCGCCGTCCCTCCTTGGTCATACTGGGCAGCATGATACTGGTGGTCGCCTCCTCCGGCGGCCTGATCTATATGCGCATCACCACAAACCCCGTTGAGCTGTGGTCGTCTCCAACTAGCCAAGCTCGCCAAGAGAAGGACTACTTTGACAGCCACTTCGGACCCTTCTTTAGAACTGTGCAGCTCATCATCACCACTCCAGTCAAAGCCCCTTTTATATACTCCCCATACCCCATGGGATCAGATGTGCCATTTGGATCCATCCTGGACAAAGAAATCCTCCATCAGGTGGGTTCGGGGGAGAGATGaatttagaaaatggatcatttagcaatgtttttatcatttagagctgctgtgtgtgttgtataaagAAGTATTGTTTCTGTCACCTGTAAAGAGCAGCTGCATTTCTGAAACTGTGTGGTTTGTTggttctcctttttcttttcttttttttccccaaccGTAACCAACCAGGTGCTGGATCTGCAGCTCGAAATCGAAGGCATTGTAGCCACATACGAGGGTCAAAACGTCACCATGGAGGACCTCTGCTTGGCTCCGCTGGCTCCGTACAATAACAACTGCACCATCCTGAGTGTCCTCAACTACTTCCAGAACAGCCATGATGTGCTGGACCACAGCAAAGGAGACGAATTCTATGTCTACGCTGACTTTCACAGCCACTTCCTCTACTGTGTCaggtgatttcttttttcttttcttttgttgttgtttttactttttcaaattCAGATGATATCCAATAAGCTGCCACTCATATGGTCTGCCAGCAGAAATCTGCTGTAGGTTCAGGAAACACGTCGCTGTAGTAAAAAGATCAGAAGCTTTAGAAAATACGTCCGTGTCGAAACCGAACACCTGCAGCTCACGAGAATCTATTTTCTCTAAACGCTAGAATCTGCATTTTCtaagaactgtgtgtgtgtgtcttcttaaaataacacaattacACTTCCTCATTGGTTGTCACGCAACGGTTCTGTAGCTCTTATTGTCAAATGCACTGCGATGAGTTCAGGTGACGGTAAACCGGTACTGATGATGAGCTAATCTGATAATGAATGCTTATAatgaatgttgttttattttcaggcTATTAACTCAGCTGGTGTCTTCTTCCACAGTGCACCAGCATCCCTCAATGACACCACTGTCCTCCACGACCCCTGTTTAGGCACCTACGGTGGCCCCATCTTCCCTTGGCTGGCCCTGGGGGGTTACGATGGTGAGCTGGATTAACACTTCTAGAAGTAGAAAATTAGTTTTTCCATTTACAGCagttaaataatgtgtttacaacctctctgtaaatgtaaatggtACAGTGTTGATGCAGTTAGCAGTGAGGTGTAGCCGATCTCTTTCGGCTTCACCTTTTTAGTAGTTATTATTAGCCCTATAGAGTTTATACAGTATGATCACATTTGCGCCGCAGACAGGGTACaagtttaaaatgttctctACTTATCATGAGAGCTGCCATAGCAAGGAACCACAGCACTTTATCTAAGAGGCAGCCATGTTTTTCCGGGGGAATtaagctgttgtctgtccacacaAAAAGGAATGCTTAGCTGTAAACACCAGCTCAATGTTGTTTGAATAATGTGGTCGATAACTGAGTATTGTTCAAATGACTTTAACTGATTTTGTTTTCCTGCATTACAGAAACAAACTACAACAACGCCACGGCTCTAGTGATCACCTTCCCGCTCAACAACTACCTGAATGACAGTGTCAGGGTGGGCAAAGCTCTGGCATGGGAGAAAGAGTGAGACGACTTATCTGTTTCTTAAAAACGATTTAAGAGCGTGTTCTTTTGGCTGGCAAAAGGCACCGTTAATGGCATCTTTGCATTTACTCaatgtccttttttattttattttgtgtgcatTTCAGATTCATCACGCTCATGAAGAACTTCAAAAATCCCAACCTGACCGTCGCCTTCAGTTCGGAGAGGAGTATTGAAGATGAAATAAACCGAGAGAGCAACAGTGACATCAGCACCATAGTTGTCAGCTACGCCATTATGTTCATCTACATCTCCCTGGCCCTGGGTCACATCCAGAGCTTCAGAAGAGTGATGGTAAATGCCTAAGCACTCATTTATTGTCATAATAATAAGCAATAAGTAGCTATAACGTGTCCCTTACTCTCCATACCTGAAATAGTTTCACACATTACGCAATGCAACTCCTCTTTCCAACCTCTTTACACACTGCTTCGATTCAACAGAACAACTTCCTGCTACTCGAGCGTCGGAAGGGAGCAGCGTCACTGATCCTTTatctttcttatctttcttatttttttcgCCTGTACAGGTGGACTCCAAAATTTCTCTGGGTATAGCCGGTATCCTGATTGTGCTCAGCTCCGTGTCCTCCTCACTGGGGATCTTCAGCTATTGTGGCATCCCCCTCACCCTCATCGTGATCGAGGTCATTCCTTTCCTGGTGCTGGCTGTTGGCGTTGACAACATCTTCATTATAGTACAGACGTATCAGGTAACTTCCCCAACACGAAAATCCACTAACCTATTTATACAATGAATTTTTTtcctacctttttttttcttgcaagcTGCAAATAAAAGCTGCTAAAAGAGATCTCCATTTGTATTTCTGAACAGAGGGACGAGCGGATGCCCCAGGAGGAACTTCACCAGCAGATTGGTCGTATTCTTGGAGACGTAGCCCCCGGCATGTTCCTGTCCTCCTTCTCAGAGACGGTGGCCTTTTTCCTGggtaaaaacaaaagatcacTTATCAAATGCACCCTACAATATGATATACAATATACGCAGACATTgagcagaaaacaaagaaagaaactcgTTTTTGTGGACAGGATTGACACCGTTAGTACAAAAAGTGCCATCGTTTCCTGGTGAGTCACATGCTCATAAAACTGTTGACTTTCCCCGTCTGCAGGAGCGCTGTCCAACATGCCTGCAGTGAGGACTTTCTCCATGTTTGCTGGCTTGGCTGTTTTTATTGATTTCCTGTTGCAGATCAGTTGCTTTGTCAGCTTGCTCGGCTTGGACGCCAAGAGACAGGAGGTGAGACTAAAGGAAATGGTGCTGTATGGCAGATTTTTTGGACGTTTTacctaaaaaaaagatttaaaagccCCAATTTAATATTGTACAAATGTGTGATAGTTGTAATCCTACCGATCGCTGCACTAGCTGAATGTAACTGATGGACTCCTCTTTGGTTGATTAGTAATAAGCCAGTGCAGAGATTGTTTGCAGTGACACGTGCAAAGTGATTCATCACGTGACTCAACCTTCAAATGAGTTGCAGACTTGCTCTCATCATATGCCGTGTCGTccgttgtgttttttaaaaggggAATCGACTCGACATCTTTTGCTGTGCGAAGCTGCCGGAAGCTCAGCAAACAAAGACGGACAGCTTCCTCTTCCGTTTTTTCAAGAAGATATTTGCCCCGTTCATCCTCACAGAGTGGGTGCGACCGATCATAGTAAGTGCAGCGGTGAAAGCCAGAGTTATTCTAACGTGTTGATTTAAGTTTTTCATtataaaggttgttttttttcttcatcatttcttcTTTAGGTGGCAGTGTTTGTGGGGATGGTCTCCTTCAGTATTGCTGTGGTGAATAAAGTAGAACTGGGACTGGACCAGAAACTCTCCATGCCTGATGTACGTTTGTGCATTTTCTATCATAACTGTGTGTTCATGGATTGCCCGCTTGAATCTTTTCCATAGATGTTGTAGttatatttttagaaatgttgtgCTAACATGTGAGCAGAGTGCTCCTGTCGGTCATCCATGAAGCTATAGTAGTAGCATAACACTGTTACGACAGTCTTCCCCATACAACATGTATGATAGTCTCAGTTTGAGTTCCCTATTCTCGTGGACGTCTATTCTGACGACCTGTCTCTCCATGTAGGACTCGTACGTGCTGGACTACTTTAAGAACCTGAGCATGTATCTCCACACTGGAGCTCCAGTGTACTTCGTGGTAGAGGACGGCCTCAACTACACCAGTCCAGAGGGCCAGAATGTTGTGTGCGGAGGAGTCGGCTGCAGCAACAACTCTCTAGTCCAGCAGGTCTACACCGCCTCACTCGTCAGCAACTAGTAAGTCCGAGCTATTACATCACCGAGGGATTATTTGCACAAGGCACAATTTATATTGATACGATTATACATGTGACTGTAAATGACTTTAAGACACCACAACCTGGAAACTTGCGAGTTCAGATCGAACGAAGGTTGTGAAAAGACTAAAGTCCGTCGGATCAAACTGTGATTATACGTGCTCTATTCAGTttcacttttccttttcctctcagCACAACCATTGCCTTCACGCCGTCCTCGTGGCTTGACGACTACTTTGACTGGGTGAAGCCGCAGTCCACCTGCTGTCGATTCTACAACAGCAGTGGGGATTTCTGCAATGCCACtggtacatttataaaaaaaaccaaaatcTAATGTCAACATGCTGAACCCTTTGGTCTCGTGATCCTGGTGTCACGCGATGCTGTTTTGAGATAAATTCAACATTTGTGCCAGATTTTCATGCACAAAAGGCaatgaagaaatgtgtttatgggGAAAATCCATGGCAACACAGAACACAAACCATGTAGTAACTAAAACTGTAGGGAGGACGTATGCAAACTAATTCAAGTTttcaaaaagtcaaatgttgGTTTAATAATTAATGCAGTAAATTGAGGTAATCTGTTATTACGTCAAACAGccgtgtgtgtctctgtgtgtgtctctgtgtgtgtgtgtctctgtgtgtgtgtgtgtgtctctctgtgtgtgtgtgtgtgtctctgtgtgtgtgtgtgtgtgtgtctctgtgttctctgtgtgtgtgtgtgttctctgtgtgtgtgtgtgtgtgtctctgtgtgtgtgtgtgtctctgtgtgtgtgtgtctctgtgtgtgtgtgtctctgtgtgtgtgtgtgtgtgtgtgtctgtgtgtgtgtgtgtctctgtgtgtgtgtgtctctgtgtgtgtgtgtctctgtgtgtgtgtgtctgtgcgtgtgtgtctctgtgtgtgtgtgtctctgtgtgtgagtgtctctgtgtgtgtgtgtctctgtgtgtctctgtgtgtgtgtgtgtctctgtgtgtgtgtgtctctgtgtgtgtgtgtctctgtgtgtctctgtgtgtctctgtgtgtctctgtgtgtgtgtgtgtgtctctgtgtgtgtgtctctctgtgtgtgtgtctctctgtgtctctctgtgtgtgtgtctctgtgtgtgtgtgtctctctgtgtgtgtctctgtgtgtgtgtctgtgtgtgtgtctctgtgtgtctgtgtgtctgtgtgtctgtgtgtctgtgtctgtgtgtgtgtctgtgtgtgtctgtgtctctgtgtgtctgtgtctgtgtgtctgaccttgCTTAGATGGATGAATATATTCCTGCTATTGTTTTCCAGTGGTAAATTCCTCCTGTCTTCACTGTCGGCCCATGACTCCCAGTGGAAAGCAGAGGCCAGAGGGAGAGGACTTCTTGCGGTTTCTGCCCATGTTTCTGTCAGACAATCCAAACATCAAGTGTGGAAAAGGGTAAAGAATTATAGCtctgctgatttatttatttattttttcttcttctgggtATGTTATGAGTATCTCATCACAGTATACCAGTTGTGTTGCGGTTGGTAATTTccccctctttcttctctctctcacagtggCCACGCAGCCTACGCATCGGCAGTTGACCTGTATCCCGACCACACGGGGGTCGGAGCCAC from Cottoperca gobio chromosome 17, fCotGob3.1, whole genome shotgun sequence carries:
- the npc1 gene encoding NPC intracellular cholesterol transporter 1, translating into MGVLLGKSISSILFFIILLSEGHFRWVEAQHCVWYGECGESVKVPGKKYNCNYTGPAVPLHSEGYDLLTELCPGYDYGDRSLCCDVNQLRTLKGSLELPLQFLSRCPACFVNLMNLFCELTCSPHQSQFMNATKFNTTNVVEVQYYIGQTFANAMYNACKDVEAPSTNVKAISLVCGNDAKHCNATNWIQYMFNINNGQTPFPIIPIFTDVPVMGYAPMNNKTYACTEGLDDGSGPCSCQDCAKACGPKPVPPPRPPPWTILGMDAMTVIMWISYMAFLLVFIGGVLGACCYRKRTVMSEYGPILDSNNPRSLNADNPDQVNASCCETLGERFENALRTLFTSWGSFCVRRPSLVILGSMILVVASSGGLIYMRITTNPVELWSSPTSQARQEKDYFDSHFGPFFRTVQLIITTPVKAPFIYSPYPMGSDVPFGSILDKEILHQVLDLQLEIEGIVATYEGQNVTMEDLCLAPLAPYNNNCTILSVLNYFQNSHDVLDHSKGDEFYVYADFHSHFLYCVSAPASLNDTTVLHDPCLGTYGGPIFPWLALGGYDETNYNNATALVITFPLNNYLNDSVRVGKALAWEKEFITLMKNFKNPNLTVAFSSERSIEDEINRESNSDISTIVVSYAIMFIYISLALGHIQSFRRVMVDSKISLGIAGILIVLSSVSSSLGIFSYCGIPLTLIVIEVIPFLVLAVGVDNIFIIVQTYQRDERMPQEELHQQIGRILGDVAPGMFLSSFSETVAFFLGALSNMPAVRTFSMFAGLAVFIDFLLQISCFVSLLGLDAKRQEGNRLDIFCCAKLPEAQQTKTDSFLFRFFKKIFAPFILTEWVRPIIVAVFVGMVSFSIAVVNKVELGLDQKLSMPDDSYVLDYFKNLSMYLHTGAPVYFVVEDGLNYTSPEGQNVVCGGVGCSNNSLVQQVYTASLVSNYTTIAFTPSSWLDDYFDWVKPQSTCCRFYNSSGDFCNATVVNSSCLHCRPMTPSGKQRPEGEDFLRFLPMFLSDNPNIKCGKGGHAAYASAVDLYPDHTGVGATYFMTYHTTLKESPDFIEALKMARILAANISQSIDHKVFAYSVFYVFYEQYLTIAYDTALNLSVSLASIFVVSTVLLGFELWSAVLVCITIAMILVNMFGVMWLWDISLNAISLVNLVMCCGISVEFCSHIVRAFSISVKKNRVERAEEALAHMGSSVFSGITLTKFGGILILALSKSQIFQVFYFRMYLAIVLLGATHGLIFLPVLLSYIGPSVNKAKVLAANSRSAGTERERLLNY